In Granulicella tundricola MP5ACTX9, a single genomic region encodes these proteins:
- a CDS encoding beta strand repeat-containing protein: MSPGRLVGRLLVAAALCLGSLCPAHAQKATESLVYSFAGTTDSQVPAASLIQAGDGQLYGTTIGNFFTDYGSVYKLGLNGAYTTVYKFGGITDSATPFAPLYQAADGNLYSTTYGNLLFGTDGTVFSITPAGKLTTLYSFTGATDGANPEGGLVQLSDGTFFGATPNAATGYGTLFQIGTAKPLTTLISFNKFNGAGAIAAPVEGTDGNFYGVSGVGGASGFGSIYQLTPSGTLTPIYNFTGLGDGASPFGPLIEGPDGNFYGATGANGTVKGADKNGTIFRITTAGVLTTLHVMNPATDGSSPLALFLGGDGFLYGNTTSGGANSDGTIFRVSLTGTFTKLYDFATGDATAPQMGLVQASDGTFWGSGSSGAANSLGGVFKLTLSPAPPAPVTLTASASTISLGDPVTLTWTVTNAFSNTMRRCNASISPAPASAAGWSGTQPGKFDSTTNLWSGSTTITPAYPGVYTYGLTCGGTESTTATITVGNAAALTITTQSPLSTAYIGVPYAQTIGVSGGVQPYTFAVTVGSLPAGLALNPTTGAITGTPTLTDSSDFTVKVTDSDAAGASSATANLSIAVLQPLKLVTSSLPDGRLGVAYSQQLTASGGTAPYRYTLSPGSALPAGLTLSSGGLISGIPTAAATSNFAVLVSDSGSQSISANLTLTIDPLITTTGKLTLTPAAISVGGTTTASLTITAPAGSPAMTGTVQFTQNGQPIGSPVALTNGTASLTTPAFTTTGTVAVTAFYSGDANFLALGYPSANLTVSVAAQPALVIAPAVATVATGADVSVTATLANFASGAAVTMACSHLPTDVTCSFSNVTTTSATITIHTSTTSAALAPEPRTATSELMLCALPGVILLGLAGRRRRRSLHRLLMLSVVTLIGLSIAGCGSHTTIDHAGTGTSAITVTATAGAQTASAQLSLVVHN; encoded by the coding sequence GTGTCTCCCGGTCGTCTGGTAGGACGTCTTCTGGTTGCTGCCGCGCTCTGCCTCGGAAGCCTCTGTCCCGCGCACGCTCAGAAGGCCACCGAATCCCTGGTCTACTCCTTTGCCGGAACCACGGACAGCCAGGTCCCAGCCGCGAGCCTCATCCAGGCCGGCGACGGTCAGCTCTACGGAACTACCATCGGAAACTTCTTCACAGACTATGGCTCCGTCTACAAACTCGGCCTGAATGGTGCATACACCACCGTCTACAAATTCGGCGGCATCACGGACAGCGCCACGCCCTTCGCCCCGCTCTACCAGGCCGCGGACGGCAACCTTTACAGCACGACCTACGGCAATCTTCTCTTTGGCACTGACGGAACCGTCTTCTCCATCACTCCTGCCGGAAAGCTGACGACACTCTACAGCTTCACAGGAGCGACCGACGGTGCCAATCCTGAAGGCGGCCTCGTCCAGTTGAGTGACGGCACCTTCTTCGGTGCCACTCCCAATGCAGCCACAGGCTACGGAACGCTCTTCCAGATCGGCACAGCCAAACCCCTGACTACTCTTATCTCCTTCAACAAGTTCAACGGTGCAGGCGCAATTGCAGCCCCCGTAGAGGGAACCGATGGCAACTTTTACGGCGTAAGCGGGGTCGGCGGAGCCAGCGGCTTCGGTTCCATCTATCAACTCACACCGTCCGGAACGCTCACACCGATCTACAACTTCACCGGCCTGGGCGACGGAGCCTCCCCCTTCGGCCCGCTGATCGAGGGCCCGGACGGCAACTTCTACGGCGCAACAGGAGCCAACGGTACAGTCAAGGGCGCGGACAAGAACGGCACCATCTTCCGCATCACTACCGCTGGCGTCCTCACCACCCTGCACGTCATGAACCCAGCCACGGATGGATCGAGCCCCCTGGCTCTCTTTCTCGGCGGCGACGGCTTTCTCTACGGCAACACGACATCCGGCGGCGCCAACAGCGACGGCACCATCTTCCGCGTAAGCCTCACCGGCACCTTCACCAAGCTCTACGACTTCGCCACCGGTGATGCCACCGCCCCCCAGATGGGTCTCGTCCAGGCCAGCGACGGAACCTTCTGGGGCTCCGGTTCCTCAGGCGCTGCCAACAGCCTCGGCGGAGTCTTCAAACTCACGCTCTCCCCAGCTCCGCCCGCACCCGTTACCCTCACCGCCTCAGCCTCCACCATCAGCCTTGGAGACCCCGTCACCCTCACTTGGACCGTCACCAACGCCTTCTCCAACACCATGCGCCGCTGCAACGCGTCCATCTCGCCCGCGCCCGCATCCGCCGCCGGATGGTCCGGCACGCAGCCCGGAAAGTTTGACTCCACCACCAATCTCTGGAGCGGCTCCACCACCATCACGCCCGCCTACCCCGGCGTCTACACGTACGGCCTCACCTGCGGCGGCACAGAATCCACCACAGCCACCATTACCGTAGGCAACGCGGCCGCGCTCACCATCACCACGCAGTCTCCGCTCTCCACCGCTTACATCGGCGTCCCGTACGCTCAGACCATCGGCGTCAGCGGCGGCGTACAGCCTTACACCTTCGCCGTAACGGTAGGCTCGCTGCCCGCCGGCCTAGCGCTCAACCCCACCACCGGCGCAATCACCGGCACACCAACCCTCACCGACTCCAGCGACTTCACCGTCAAGGTCACGGACTCGGACGCCGCCGGCGCATCCTCCGCCACTGCGAACCTCTCCATCGCGGTCCTGCAACCCCTCAAGCTCGTAACATCCTCGCTGCCTGACGGACGCCTGGGAGTCGCCTACTCCCAGCAGTTGACCGCCTCAGGAGGAACCGCCCCCTACCGCTACACACTCTCCCCCGGCAGCGCCCTTCCGGCCGGCCTCACCCTCTCATCCGGAGGCCTTATTTCTGGAATACCCACTGCCGCCGCAACCAGCAACTTCGCCGTCCTCGTCTCTGACTCCGGCTCGCAGTCCATCTCTGCAAATCTCACCCTCACCATCGACCCGTTGATCACCACCACCGGCAAGCTGACCCTCACCCCCGCAGCCATCAGCGTCGGCGGCACCACAACCGCCTCACTTACCATCACCGCGCCCGCCGGCTCTCCAGCCATGACGGGAACCGTGCAGTTCACACAGAACGGCCAGCCCATTGGCTCACCCGTCGCGCTCACCAATGGCACCGCATCCCTGACGACCCCGGCCTTCACCACCACCGGCACCGTAGCCGTAACGGCCTTCTATAGTGGCGACGCCAACTTCCTCGCCCTCGGCTACCCCTCCGCGAACCTCACCGTCAGCGTCGCGGCCCAACCCGCACTCGTCATCGCTCCCGCTGTAGCCACGGTAGCAACCGGCGCTGATGTATCGGTGACCGCAACCCTCGCCAACTTCGCTTCAGGCGCAGCCGTAACCATGGCCTGCAGCCACCTCCCCACCGACGTCACCTGCTCCTTCTCAAACGTCACCACCACCTCCGCGACCATCACCATCCACACCTCCACAACCTCCGCCGCCCTCGCGCCTGAACCCAGGACCGCCACCAGCGAGCTGATGCTCTGCGCCCTGCCCGGAGTCATTCTGCTCGGCCTCGCAGGACGCCGCAGACGAAGGTCGTTGCATCGTCTCCTGATGCTCTCGGTCGTGACCCTCATAGGCCTTTCCATCGCAGGCTGCGGCAGTCACACCACCATCGACCACGCCGGCACCGGAACTTCCGCCATCACCGTCACCGCCACCGCGGGCGCCCAGACTGCAAGCGCACAGCTCTCCCTGGTGGTTCATAACTAA